The genomic region CGGAACCTTGTCACCGTTTTTAGCATCTGCTCAAGGGTGAGAGAATCGTGCAGAACTGACCAAAACTGCTTACAACTGAAAGCTGTGCATGttaatatttaatttgaatgcaAGTAATAATTGTCTCACCAGAACGTTTcactaaaacacaaaaaaaaaactcaaaacgcAACGTTTTGTTGCTTCTTGTCGAGATGTTCATTCCCTTTTGCTCAAACTTGAAATATTCTCTTTCGATTTGCATTAAATACGACCCGATGTTCAATGCACAAGCAGGACAAAGAAGAGAATCCCTGATTTGTGTAacgaaattacttttttttgtcacGATCTCGATCGGTAAGTGGGTCCGAGAGTTTTCCCTGGTCgcttttaacaattttcagcCACTTTGTTTGCTTCTGGTGCCGTTTTGGAACGAGAAAAAGTTGTATCGTAACGTTTAATTCGACTTCTTTCCATTGATTGAGCAAGTTtcacaaacttttttttcgacgagggaagttaatttaaaagtttAGCTTGATTGTGATCAGTTTATGGCTTTTTTCCCCTCTCGTATCAACCGTTGGAAAATTTGAGAGAAATTGTTCGATGTTTAATGTTGGCCTATAAAAGCAATTGAAATTTAACACAGTGGTACTTCACGAAATATATGAAGAACTTCCCTAATGCCACAACTTAGCTTGGATAAATGAATTCTTGATCTGGTCCGAGGTTATGTTTAACAAATAGCCTTGTTGTTCCTTTTATGTGGTCCCAATTTGTTTAATACTTTgtaaatgaattatttattaattgtTTAAAGGTGTTCACACAAGAAATTAGATATATGAAACCGATAAGTCTGTTTGTAATATTGTTTTAGGATCTAAAAGTAATTGAAAGTCCTTTAATTCGAATTCTCGAAAGAAAAGTTTTTGCAAATATTCACACAATAATGCTGCTTTTTGAAATCGCTGTCAGAAGATGTTTCTGTGTAGCTTTAacggtagttttttttatttcaaacaaaaacccaacgaAGGTGTATAAAATCTGGGCTTTTACGATGATCTTGTCACAACGATTTGCCTAACATAAAACGTGCTCGTTGGTTAAAATATGCGAACCCATTGTGGGGCCTGTTTTTCCGTGTTAATACTTCCCTAACCGGTCAAAAAGATatgattcaaaacaaattaaatcccCACATTCGTGACGAACAATAACGTGCGTTGTCCCTAACAAGGAGGATTAGTAGCGGGCGCTTTAACGAATCAATTTTATTCGTTGGTCTGTGCGCTAGGGTTCGATAAGCCAGCGtggtcgtcttcgtcgttctGCTTCCGCCTATGCTAGCGCGTGCAGCCGATGCTGTCGTCTCGGCGGGCTCCATGTTTAACCGGTGTTTACGATTCATTAACATTTTTGCGCCCAAATTCTAATGGGGCAGGCTCAGTCGTCCGGCTGAGCGTGGTCGACGCTCGAGCGTTCGCATTGCTTTACATTGGCGACCTTGGCGGGGGATCGGACTTCGGAATCGAAatcggaagaaaaacgaatccACCGCGAAACGCGATCCAGCTCAACTGATGTCACCAGGTGTCATCGCGGGCATTAGAAATTCCGATTTCGATCGATTATGCAGAAGCCGCTCCGCCGCGCTCGTCCTCCCCTGCCGGCTGGAGCATTACCTCATAAATGTGGCATTTTCCTTGACCGCCGAGAACGCGCGCATATGTATATTTTGGAAGATGCTGCGCTGCGTAGGAGCAAGGTATGAGACGGTGCGTGGGTTTCGGTCCGatatggtttcttttttctgtttttctttttcgttggtTGCTTGGTTGGTTTTCGGCTTTGGGGGTCGACCGGGTACGTCCTATGCGACACTATTTGTCACGAGAATCGGACATCGATTTGTATCGAGGGTTATCAATAAATTAAGATCTGCTTTGACGAGCGCCAACCCCGCATGACTTGTTTTCCGTTCCCCCCCTCCCAGTGCGTTCTGCTGGTGATGGCCGTGGTGTGCGGCAGGAGTGCAGCACTGAACGAGAACATCAACATCGACATCAAAGTGGACACGGATTCGAAGCTGTACCATCAGGCGAAGACGGTCGAGGGCTCGTTCAACTACGGCTACAACGTGCCCCGGCAGAACTACAACCAGTTCCAGCACAAGGTGAAGGGCCCGGACGGGGTGACGTACGGATGCTACGGTTTCGTCGATCCGACCAACGGCACCCATCTGTACCACTACGTGTCGGACCTGAAGGGCTACCGGGTGGTTCCGCCGAACAGGCCGACCAAAGTCTACACCGAGCGGGTGGCGAACAGTGTGTGAGTATTTGAAGCGATTCTGAGGCGATTGCGGAAATGTTTATTCTGAACTCTAGGCGAAGGAAACATCTCCTCGGATATAGGATTTTGTCAGGAGTAAGGGTTTGGAGAAAGCCTCTCAAGTAATGGAAAGACGTTACCAACGCTGTAGggcttaaatttgtttttgcagttgatagtttgacatcactgacACATCCGATAGTTTTGCTTTGATGTGCAGAAGGAATAAGTTCCCAGAAGACCATTTTTACAACTGGTATAAGCTGTTAAAAGCATTCCATCGATGATTTCCAACTCATTTGACAAACGCATTATGATTTGATGGATTTCtgtaatttttaaactttattgAACTAAAAGGTTTctattttgaaaatggttcTATGTTTGGGCATGCTTttcattgaattgaaaaaaaatgtgttgccTTATTTACCGACTTGTTCATAGTGCAAGCCATAGCAGGAAATCAAAGAATTCCAACAGCAATAATGTTGCGATACCTATCGAAAAAGTCTAGAAGCAATGTAAGCTGATTTCTTACGAACTTCCTTGACTTTTGGACTTTGATTCCAGTGCCGACATTTACAATTCGGTCGGTATTCAATACGACTGGGAGAAGCTGTACTTCCCGGATGTGTGTCGCGTGCTGCAGCGAAGTAAGGAGGAACGCAACGAGCTGTCGATTCCTCCCGGCTTTAAGGTGAACGACGATGGTACGGTCACGCAGACCACCACCTTGAGACCGACCACAACGAGTACTACTACGACGCGCCGACCTCCACCCCCGCCTTCCTCTACCCCGCGTCCGACTACTCCCCGGCCAACTCCCCCGGCACGGAAGGTTACTCCGGCGCCTCCTAGGCCGACTCCAGCAAGGCCTCGCGTTAGCCCAACTCCAGCCCGTGAGCTTCCCCGAACGACTCCTAGAACGACCAGGGCGCCGGTCCGTACGGCTCCACCGACCGCTCCTCCTCGAAGGGTTCCTCCGCCAACGAATCCACCCCGCACGTTCGCCACGACACCGAAGCCGGTTCCCCGATTCCCCAACACTCCTGCGACGACTCCCAAGACGAGCGGCAACAAGTTCGGCAACAACCGGGACAACTTCATCGGACTGCCTGCCACCAACAATGCGGAGACGCTGAAGCCCCCACCAGGTAGCATCGGGAGACTCGCTTCCTCTTTAGGAACTTGAAGCTGACCAGCAAACCTTTTTCTCTTATTCAATCAGGAGACCTCCAGGCCGTCGGACAGGAAATAACCGAGCTACGGACGCTTCTGAAGATGCTACTGAAGTCGCTCAACAACGGCAACAACTCACCAAAAGCTGGCCCCGACTGTGATCCTGGACTCGGTGCCGTCGATCCCAACGCCAGGCAAGTCTTTCTGCCTCTCGTCATCGTCGACGCACTCCCAGGAACGCCGAGGGGATCACCTGGACCGGCAGGAGTTCCGTCCGGCAGCCAGTTCGCCATCCCGTCCGTTGGGTACGGTACGTCGCGGTGTAACACTTGCGGCTAGCCATCGCACTTTGTCGATTTTAAGCTACTAAGTCTCCGTAAACTACTCGAATAAATATACCGATGCAATAAAGACAACCATTTCTAGtgcttcatttaatttttggtTGCATTCCTAAGGAACATGGGAAGATTCTACACACCGATTATCTTCTTCTCTACTTAATCTAGAGTTGGATTAATTTTTCTGTAGAACTCAAATATGACATCAGATGACCCTGACTTATTTCTAGTGTTCTTGGTTTATGTTACCAACCTGTTTAAAAGTATAGTAATTTTCCAGCATATTTTGgcaccttgaaaaatgttaaaagaaatatttcattaaGTCACAACATTTGACCAGTTAAGCACCTGAGTCAAACAGCCAGGCGAGGCCGTATGCCCTTTAAGGCCGCGAGGTCACGAGGGTGACGGAAAAAGTCGTAGGCGAGGTCTGCTGATAATGCTATTAGGCAATCGGACGAAGCGCCGCACAGAGCGGAGAAAAAGCATGATTCATCCGCACCGTTACCTTAGTCTGAATCATCGCCGTTGAATCTATTTCCAGCCGCGGttcgattcaaataataatattattgCAATTTAATGGAGATGACCAATATTTCAtctggagtgtgtgtgtgtgtgtgtgtgttatgaCCTTCATGAATATTTAGTGGTATGGTAATTTTATGTAAGCCCATCCCATTTCCTACATTTTAGATTGGAATTTTCGGTTTAGAATGAAACCGTGTGTTGTGTATTGCATAACTTGGGGCGTCACAATTTTGACTCttccaaacaaatgaaaatggtaGAAATTTCGGCAATATTTTGTGTTGCACCGAAATGGGTTGGTGTTTAGTGGGTCAACCTTATTGCTTATCTAGTATACTAagtaaatgaattgaaattatatttgacTTGAGGTGCGCGTGAACGTCCGGCTTGGAGAGGTGGTGTTCCAGTTGCAGTCTACAATTCAACCGTTTGTACAACTGTTTCCCCTCCGACCACAAACGGTGCCATTGCGGCCAGTTTGACCCCATTTTGCGGAACCACCGGACCAAGGGAACGGCTCGTACCATAAATTGGCGATGGCCGTCGTACGAGTGACCCGCTTGCGGTGGCGAGACAAACGGCACAATGGCCAACGTGGTCATCGGAGGGACCCTGACATTGGAGCCTCGGATTCACACCGACCTACCCGGTGGATGCGGATCACTAGCGCTTCCATTCAGCCCATGTCGACCCGTACTGCACCCGTTCCGCGCGCTGACACCGGCTTTAGGGCCGGCTTCTTTGCCACGCCGGTTCGGGTCTAATCAGTGTCTATCAGTCACCATCCACTGGGGGAAACTAAGACCCCTCCCTTCCTCGTGCTGGGAAATGTTCTCCCCCACCTCCGGCACGAGACCTCTCTGCGGGTCGTTACGTAAGCGCGAgccctttgtgtacgtggtCGCGATCGCGCGCACGGTACATTGACATGTGTCATAACTTCGCGGAGAGGCGCAACCATTATCTGCACACCCACTATCGCACCCCTCCCATGGGGCTTTCGTCCGACCTTTTGCACAACGTGTTTGACACCATCACCAGCAAGGCTAATGCGTCGCAACGTAGCGACTTGTGTGCAGAACAGGGTAAATCGAATAAACTTAgcacatttttaatttccaattAAATTAGTCAAACTTCATTAATCTATTATTTGTATTAGATGACAGAAAATAAGCTTATCTGAtataagtttttatttaaaaagccATTTCGTAATATGTGGTTTTTTATTACAACAAAACTTTAAGTAATAACGATGAGGTTTATTCTAGATGTTCACCGCAAGTTGCAAGTACCTTGCGGTTACATTGGAGCAGAGactcaaaataacaaaacgcAACCGAAGCTCATGCATGTAAGTGCCCATGGTTGTTTGCTAGTCGTTTTTCGTGACATGCGACACAAAGCTGCATTTTTCCCACAGCATTTGCGGGGAGTCCAatagtttcttttcttttctcagaCGAACAATATGGGGTTGTTCGAGAGGGTTAGGGGTGGAAAAAACCACCCACATCACTGGGAGGGTGCTAATGAAGCGTGCACTGCGATGTGTTATAAAAATCATAAGTTAGCGTTTGACGAATTTACAATGGAATGCATACATTTGGTCGCACGTTTTTGACTCGCTTCCGAAATGATTGTTGCTTTTTCTTAATTCTCTTCTAATTCgatgtttgataaatttggGTGCGTTTAGGTTACGAACACCGAAACAGAGATTACtctcttttcttttaatttaaaacaattattgGAGGAACTacaactctttttttttaacttaatttcattttgtttattttgggaTAATTCAGAGATACTATCTATCACTGCATTACTatcatttcttttaattttaaacggTTATTCGAGGAactacaacttttttttctgtttttaacttaaattcattttgtttatttgggaTAATTCAGATGTAAACAATGTAGCTGTTCAAATGAATGTCGCCATAAAGGCAGTTTGATTTGTTGAAAGAAGAGGGAACTACAATATTTGTAGCGAGTGCAGCAGTTCAATGTGTTTAG from Anopheles coustani chromosome 3, idAnoCousDA_361_x.2, whole genome shotgun sequence harbors:
- the LOC131269346 gene encoding uncharacterized protein LOC131269346 encodes the protein MSLLNTVYILLVVVVVCCHGETEEKKIQYEYKEDGPEGLSYGCNGHIDLDDEVHFTYYIKGADIGLRVLKQDDEVQHYTDVDHDAQWDKFPKVCKQCVLLVMAVVCGRSAALNENINIDIKVDTDSKLYHQAKTVEGSFNYGYNVPRQNYNQFQHKVKGPDGVTYGCYGFVDPTNGTHLYHYVSDLKGYRVVPPNRPTKVYTERVANSVADIYNSVGIQYDWEKLYFPDVCRVLQRSKEERNELSIPPGFKVNDDGTVTQTTTLRPTTTSTTTTRRPPPPPSSTPRPTTPRPTPPARKVTPAPPRPTPARPRVSPTPARELPRTTPRTTRAPVRTAPPTAPPRRVPPPTNPPRTFATTPKPVPRFPNTPATTPKTSGNKFGNNRDNFIGLPATNNAETLKPPPDLQAVGQEITELRTLLKMLLKSLNNGNNSPKAGPDCDPGLGAVDPNARQVFLPLVIVDALPGTPRGSPGPAGVPSGSQFAIPSVGYGTSRCNTCG